The Branchiostoma floridae strain S238N-H82 chromosome 10, Bfl_VNyyK, whole genome shotgun sequence genome has a segment encoding these proteins:
- the LOC118424979 gene encoding caspase-2-like, translating to MSCVPLVQKSPYKMDSFPRGHALILNNTKFDESSDREGGDVDLDNMEALFEGLSFKTYKLKNKTAQKIKDKIEAFSKRREHDKMDCCIVVLMSHGSKDVIMGKDDEPVQLDDIFTMFDNKNCPRLKGKPKLFFIQACRGEKVDKGVAAPEDKDDSPGTNLNTDLEALLSKLLQKTTSKENRLEEDEADGPEKIPTRTDMLCCYATQLEHKAFRGDKHGSWFIQAITKVFMEHAKDNSIHEMMAKT from the exons ATGTCTTGTGTGCCTCTTGTTCAGAAGAGTCCTTATAAGATGGACAGCTTTCCACGGGGACACGCCTTGATTCTGAATAATACGAAGTTCGACGAATCATCCGATCGAGAAGGTGGTGATGTAGACCTGGACAACATGGAAGCCTTGTTCGAGGGTCTGTCATTTAAGACCTACAAATTGAAGAACAAGACAGCACAG AAGATAAAAGACAAAATCGAGGCATTTTCTAAGAGAAGGGAGCATGATAAAATGGACTGTTGTATCGTGGTGCTGATGTCACATGGGAGCAAAGATGTCATCATGGGAAAAGACGACGAACCCGTGCAGTTGGACGACATCTTCACCATGTTTGACAACAAGAACTGCCCTCGTCTGAAGGGGAAACCCAAGCTGTTCTTCATACAAGCTTGCCGTGGAG AAAAGGTGGACAAAGGTGTAGCTGCACCTGAAGATAAAGACGACAGCCCAGGGACTAATCTCAACACCGACCTTGAAGCCCTGCTGAGTAAGCTGCTGCAGAAGACGACATCCAAGGAGAACAGACTCGAGGAGGACGAAGCAGACGGGCCTGAGAAGATCCCAACCAGGACCGACATGCTCTGTTGCTATGCGACACAGCTAG AGCACAAGGCCTTTCGAGGCGACAAGCATGGCAGTTGGTTCATCCAGGCCATTACCAAAGTCTTCATGGAGCACGCCAAGGATAACAGTATACACGAGATGATGGCAAAG acatga